DNA sequence from the Coregonus clupeaformis isolate EN_2021a chromosome 13, ASM2061545v1, whole genome shotgun sequence genome:
CTGTTATGTAAAAGCATGGGAATGCCAAACAGATTCCATTGTGTGCAGGGGATACATTATCAGGCTCCCAGTCTATGTAACTGCAACTGCTAAGGCACCCTAACAGAAGAATAGACCCGCCCAATACCACTTGGCCCATTACCAACTGCACTGCCACTAGTAATAATGAATATACCATTGTACTGTATGATATGCACATAAATAAATGAATTAATAAAACAACCCTAATCATTTTGTTTTCTGAAGACCAAGGGAGGATGAGTCTGTCGAGGAACGGGACCCTGGAGAAGGGCATCACCCAGCTGCATCACATTAACAATGGGGAACCTCTGTCATCACTGCCATCCCACCTCCAGCACACAGGCTCTGTGACCTCTGTGCCAAGATCACCCATGGGGGGGTCAGGAGTGGTGGTGCCACCCCCGTACTCAGTGGCGGGCAGCACGGCGGGGGGTACGGACGCCCCTCTGGAGCTGAGAGGCTCTCTGGACTGCTGGGCATGCTCAGTACTGGTGACGGCTCAGAACCTGATCATCGCACTTGTCAACGGCACACTGGCCAGCATCGTGTTCGGCACCATCTTGACCCCAGCACTGGTCATGGTAGTGTTTGGCTTCCTGTGTCACTCCACGGTAAGACTGCCATCCTGGAAGGAAGTCTGTGTGtctcagagagatagagacagagaggaaagagtcagagacagatGGGGAGAAAGAGCATGAGTCACGACCTGAGCATTGTAGTGTGACACATGATGAGTGGTTTTAATATCTGTGTATGTCGTCCCCAGGTGCAGCCCAATGGCACGTCCCTGTACTGTTCAGACCTTCTGGATGACGGTGGCTGTGTGGCCCTGTTGGTGGTGGGCTTTATCCTGGTCACCCCCCTCCTGGTCCTGGCTCTGGCTGCCTACTGCCGCCTGGCCCGCCACCTCCAACTGGGCCTCTGCTTCATCCCCTATAGCAGGGCCGTATACAAGAACTTACCTACCTCGCGCCACCGTGGAGGGGACTGCTGCGGCCAGCATGGGGCCacagagggggaggggaaaggcagtgtgtgggtgtgagtaGAGTAGATGTTGACCCAACCACTGATGCAGGGTCAGATAACATTTTCTTCCtccttatggttaaggttaggattgggggtcaagtaatctgatcctagatctgtggatAGGGGCAACTTCTACTTTGAGCAGGGAGAGGAAGAATGTGAAGGAATGGAGAAAGAAAACAGGGCATGAGGCTAGTAGGGAAAGTTGAGGTGTGGAGATTATGTTTATGGAGAACTTTCATATGTCTATAGGTCTGGAGGTGGTGTGGAGGTGGATCTTACAATACACTGGTTCTTTTATAGGTAGAGAGCAAAGGTGAAGCTGTAAAAACATAACTGTGCTGCATGAAGTACTATCAAATATCACTGTAACTCCGCTGTAATTCAATGTCACATTattatgtattttttaaaatattcaaTCAAGCTGTACTTTTATTACGTTATCCTTGTTTAGAATAAAATGTTTCCATCATATTGAAAAAGGTGCTTTGTGTTAAAGAAATAACGAAAAGGGAAGCAGGTTCTGTTGTCGACTGTCTGGCATGAAATGGCAACATCTCCCTCTAGTGGATCACAACATGTCCACTACCATTACATCACCTCACAAGCCTGTGGGTTACCAGGGCTACTATCATTCTGATGCCATTTGTCAGATgtcaaatattgactctttaaTCCAAGTTTTAATGGAGTTTTAGTCACAAGTGCATCATATAAATGGTGTACAGAATCAATCAAAAAGCTTTTTATGACATAACTTCACTCAGTAACTGTAAGGGTTTGCTTGTATTCACTTGTCGGGCTTGAATAGAATGATGACATTCATAGAAAACTGTTGACAACCTATACTCATATTTTGTGGATAACAAAAACAGTTGTTATGCAGTAATAAATACAGTAACATGCCAAATTTGTTTTTTTAAGTAGGTTAAAACAGTCAACTTCTGTCATGTGTATATAATCATGGCCTGTTGTAATATAATTGAGAATAGTTGGAAAAAATACTTTGAGTATATTACAGGCTTTCTAATTGCCCATTATAGCAATAGAAtagtatatttttttttaaagtgtatTAAAGCTATGCCAGTTTCATATAAACAACTACAAAATAACCTATTTTCTCCCTACCAGCTGTTGTGCTGTATGTCAGCTGTTTGAAAGTTCACTGCTCAGGGTCACCAAAGGTCAGCGTTGTTCTGCCTATCATTCAAAGTAGGTTACTCAGGAATGAGCAGGTAAGGACACTTTTCAGACATGATCAACTTTATGGTTGACTTTTGTGTTGGTTGCATTCTCTGGTGTCCTCTTGTGTTGATGATGGACAAGATAGTAATAGCATATGTTGACCTTTAATAAAAGCAATTCATTTTGTATCTTACAATGTGGGGGAACAATATTCCGAATAAAATGTTTTACATATTAGTGTAGGTAAACACATCATCTTGACTAACATTGCATCCCTTACCAATTGGATCACCATGCATGTCCTTGTTTTTAACAGTTCTTTACAAGAGAACATAGCAACACTTCACTGGAAATCTATTTACTGCCAATACTAAGttgccaacacacacatacactgtgtgGGGACAGCGTCGGGGGAGGCATGTTTTGTTTTGTGGCCACGCATTGAGGGATTAGCTATTTAAAGACGCACAGTCGACAGTGGAAAATTTCCATGCCCTCGTTGTATCAATGAGAGAGTGACAGACGCTCTACCAGGGACAAGACAGGTTGCATTTACAGCATCAGTGGTCAGGGGAATGAGCTCTGAGTGCCTCGCGATATCAAACCAGAAGATCTGACATCAAAGAGCAAATGATACAATTATTAGGAGAACTCCAACCAAACCTACTCACTAATCAAGTTCATATCATTTGGATCTTTGATTTACAGGTGAGTTATAGACTATTCTATTCTTTTGGCTATTCAATAGCACCAAGACATCCAGGGATTTTTCGATGTTTTGTTTTCACATTTCAATTAGGTTGACATAACCTTTATACAGTTATTGATTGGCTGTAGGCTATGCCTACATTTAGCTATTGTGATTTTTTACATTTGAGGAATTGGGATTGAGAGGGAGTAAGAGGACAAAGTATCTTACTGAACCAATGCAGCAATTATATCAATATAATTTCTGGGTACCAATTAAATACCTTAGTGTAGTCTaatagttttccattaaaattgaaaaaatagcttttttagcaaaaaactatttctcaagcaagaattttggtAGGACTgtttgggagtggtctgagttgggagggggaaactgaaaacaACCTGTTATTGACAGAGAGGTTTGGAAAGCTTTTTGTAATTGGTCTATTAACAAATGTACAAAACTCctgcccatgcaaacctgctgattagacgGTCCTGTGTAGATTGCATTTTCAACCAAAAACTGCCAGGAAATCAAACAGTGATCAAATTTGTTCAGACTTTTACaatgttagtttcatcagctgttgtacaatatgatacaaaacaaaggagaaacataattttgactgcactgggactTGCTATTGTAATTCAGAATTATTTCTCTTacatgatttcttaatttgcaTATAGCCCAGGCCTACTTTATACATGAGCTATTTTGTGCATAACAACACACAGAATTTCTCATTTTAAGATCagaatttagaaaataaaatGCATTCATTAAATTCTGCATTGAATTCCATTATGGGATACTGAGAGATCTGTTTGCCTTGCTCTGTTGATTTCTGCGTGAATTGCTCTAGTTTCAATGGCAACAACAGATTATCCGACTGCCAGTTTATGTAACGGTCTTTTCAGAGAACGCAGTGTATCAATAGCCTACTGTAGCTTACCGGTTGACCGCAACAGGTCTGGCATGCGAACAAGTGTAGCACCCTCTGGACAGCACCTTTATACAGTAGGCAAAGTAAGTGCACTTGCCCTGTAAACTTAAGGTTACTGAGCTCTCCACTTTTTGCTACATTGGTGGCAGCAGCCCCCGGCCTTGTTGTGCACCATTGGGGTTTTCCTGCAGGCCTGCCTCACAAAAGAGTAGCCTACAGTGTATTGTCCCTGCACAGAGGTTAAGTCTGCGCCCCCTACATTTCTACACTTGTATCAGGTAGCACTATGTGAAATCATTGATATGGAACCTCACATTATTTCAGAATTGAGGgcacaaactgaaatggacctaggaaaacacacacacgcaataaCAGCTTAGTTGGGCATGTGGGGATCACCATGTTTGGGCTTGCCTTGACCTGTACTGTAAAGGAGAGAGATCTGAGATGAGATCAGCTTGTTGGCAGTGTTTTCCCTTGTTCTCACAATTCCCTGAAGAAACACGCTAAGCCTCCTGGGATTTGCTGCTCACCATAATTTAAGGTTACTTTCGTAACCCTGGTTCTCTGATAATATTAGTGGACTGCGAGTTTGCAGCCTGCTGCTTCGCTGGTCGCTCAGTTAGCACTGGCACTAGCGAACTGCCCTCTCTCTGCTGCGGAGTCTTGGCTCATAGATGGGGAGATCGAGTTGCCACAGTACCCGAATCTGTGGGCAGGTGGTGGCAAGGCTAGCCTTGACACAGTAGCTTACCTGGTTTTTGAGTCTTTTGGACCGGTTAAGTAAATAAGCACAAAAACAACTGAATGTTATGTGAACTATGCAAAAGAGCTAAGCTAGCGGTATGCTAGCTGAGGTATGCCACGTGAGCGTTTCGCCAAGCCTAAGTTAGCAGTGGTACAGCCAGCCTTGCCGCGTTAGCTAGCCTGCTTAAGGCTGACTCATGGACCGGATCACCGCATGGTAGGACTGGTTCAGTTCATAGGCACAAAGCAACTTAATGCTAGGTGAACTAAATACGAGAGCTAAGCTAGCAGTCGCTAGACGGtgattggttagctagctagtgttcgCCGTGAAGGCTAGTAGTGTAGCTTAAGCTAGCACGGGCCGGTACTTGGTAAAACTTCATAAAACTTGCAGGACACGTTCAAGAGCTGCCTGAGCATGTTTGTTTCTCAAGGGTACGGAGGCGTATAATAACAGCGTGAGAAAAGTATTGCTAACCAGGTTATGTGTGTGCTAGGCGATGCTTAGCCGTGAGGCTTTTGTGTAAGCTAGCTAGTGTTCACCCAGTGGACTAATAGCCTAGCTATAGCTAGCACTGCATTAGCCGAGGAAAACCGTGTGAATAGCGTTGTTTCTTCAGTCTTGAGAGTCTCTTTTCACCATAGCACGGTGAGGTGTAACCGGTCAGTTTAGTCAATGAAACGAGTGAACATTAGATGTACTAAACGGGAGAACAAGCTGGCAATTCCTCTGTAGGTGGAAGAGCCAGTAGCAGCTGGCTTCCCAGCATCATCGAGCCACCAGCACAAGATCGAGGGGGTTTAAGTGTCTGCCTCAGGCGGGGTAGCAGTGGCCATAATTTATTAAACCGAGAAGTCAGGTTGGGCTGTGGTCAAGCCACTGTTACCCTTCCTGTGTCCCTAATTCATAGAAAAAGGCCTGCTAACCCAGTATGGCTGCTGTGAATTAGCCTTGACAGGTGTGAGCTAGCTTATTAGATGGCTCACGGCTAATGGCTAGCTGAAATGAGCACTGTGTATAAACGCTATAGCCGTGGTGGGCTAGTGTAGGCATTAGGTTGTTATAGCTAGTACAGTGCTAGCCGAAGGGAACCGTGTGGGTATTCGTCTTCGGGTAGAAAATCTCCCACGACCGTAATGCAGAGAGGCTAAACCGGTCAGTCTAGTCAACAAAAACTAGTGAACGTAGGTTGTACTACACGAGGGAGCTGGCAATGCTACTGTCTGGGCTAGCCAGCAGACCTGACCCGCTTCCGTACAGCTGCACTAGGGTCGGACAGGCTTCCTGTGTAGATTAAGACACTGCTACTCACAGAATGTTTCAGAGATATCAAGTTATGGTATTGCATGCATTTCATCAAATGCTCACAGTCAAACAACCAGTAATACTGCACACCTGTGGTTCTTTTCCTGTgtttcctgtagctcagttggttgagcatggtgtttgcaatgccagggttgtgggttcgattcccacggggggccagtatgaaaaatgtatgcactcactaactgtaagtcgctctggataagagcgtctgctaaatgacgtaaatgttttgTCAGGACTGCAGTGAATCGCATCATGGTACAAATGGAATCCGACCGAGGCCACACTTTTTGAGCGAACCACAGTGCATTGTTTAGTGCGCTCCCGAGTGCGGCTAGAGTGTTCACACCAGTCCAAACTAACCGAGGTAAGGGGGAAAATGCACCATAGTTAGGAAAAAACGCTCCAAATCAATTTGTTGTGAAGGCCCCATTAGAGTAGAAAAATAATTATACTTGAAGCTGAAACTTTCCTTTCCGTCAGTTCTTCAACACAGGGACAAGAGCTAAGGTCCTACCTTCGGGAGCGTTAACCTTGTGTTTGCCTGAGAACAGTTAAGTTGGAAAACAGGGATCAAGTCATGCTGAGGAGAGCTTCAGGAGATTAGTGATCTTCCGCTAGGAAGAGAGGCGAGAAGTACAAGAGTACGAGGAAGTGGTACCTTATAAAGGTCTCCGACAGACTTTGTGTGATTGGTTCTTGCTAGTAGTCATCTGCCTGGAGCAAATCCCATTGTGATACATCAAAATGAGTATTTGAAAGCGAACACCCATTGAGAAACACTGACCTGAACAGACCTGAAGCTTAGGAAACAAACTAACTTTACCAGTGGAAATCAACTTTCATAAGAGGATGACTAGAGTTCATATGCTCTATGACATTGACTTCTTACTGTCACAACATAGTTGGATAATGTAAACAGAAACGTATGCGGCTGTATAAGTAGGCACTGGATTATGTCTGTTAGATGGGACTTTTTGGGCCCGTGGTTCCGGCACACAGCCAGACAGAGATTTGGTGCACAGTCTCTATGTAAAtttccactgggcaaaaactggttgaatcaacgttgtttgtacgtaatttcaacaacaaaaaatctatgtgatggaaaactgattggatttgcaaaaagtcatcaacgtaagggaatgtCGTCTTTTTGTCACTCAACATTTAAcctaatgtcacgccctggctctggggactcttaaatgttgagccagggtgtggatttttctatgtttagtttttctatgtttagtttttctatgttttcgttctagatcgttttgatctatgttggccggggtggttcccaatcagaggcagctgtagctcgttgtctctgattggggaccatatttcggcagcctgttttgcactagtctttgtgggatcttgttccgtttggtttgttgtgtataacctaggacttcacgtatcgtttgtttgttgtttttgttcgtgtaagtacaattaaagtatgtacgcttatcacgctgcgccttggttccacgagtcatcagtcaacgttcgtgacagaagatcccaccataagaggaccaagcagcgtgcccaggaggagaagatggcgatgtcgcaggtgggcaaatggtggtcttgggaggagatcttcacgggcaaagggccatgggcaaaggtgaatgcccaggcaggagaggagactgtggaggcgcgctacagagaggagcagcggcaacgcagagggtaccggccgaggaggaagcccgagagacagccccaattaATTTTTTGGAGGGGGCTAAAAGGGttgttggcggagcctagaggtagagcagagccaactccccgtactcaggctaggaagcgtgagactgggcaggctccgtgttatgcggagccacgtactgtgccgcgagtgttccggcacagtcctgtacgtcctgtgctagcaccacgcacgtgtcgtgcaaagatgggcattcagccaggacggggtgtgccggctcaacgctcgtggtctccagtacgcctcctcggccCCGTATATCCTGcaccagtgccacgtgctgtagcgccagtacaagtgcacagccctgtgcgtcctgtgctgatgcctcacacatattgtgtggaaataggcattcagccaggacgggttgtgtcagctctccgctccagacctccagtccgcctccacagtccggtccggcctgttcctgctccccgcaccaagccagtggtgcgcgtcgccagcccggtccggcctgttcctgtccctcgcaccaagccagtggtgcgcgtcgccagcccagtccggcctgttcctgtccctcgcaccaagccagtggtgcgcgtcgtcagcccagtccggcccgttcctgctccccgcaccaagccagtggtgcgcgtcgtcagcccggtccggcccgttcctgctccccgcaccaagccagtggtgcgcgttgtcagcccggtccggcccgttcctgctccccgcaccaagccagtggtgcgtgtgtccagtccggcacagcccgtgcctgttccaccggtgcctggtccggcaccggtcagctgctccactccggagccagagcaatccgctccaccggtgtccagtccagctctggccagcgggaccagatcaggggcgcaacgggggggtggagagagagtggtggtcacgcccggagccggatccgcctccgaggcggaatgcccacccggcccctaccctcttgtgtttgtgtggcgcggtcgcagtccgcgcctttgggggggggggggtactgtcacgccctggctctggggactcttaaatgttgagccagggtgtggatttttctatgtttagtttttctatgttttcgttctagatcgttttgatctatgttggccggggtggttcccaatcagaggcagctgtagctcgttgtctctgattggggaccatatttaggcagcctgttttgcactagtctttgtgggatcttgttccgtttggtttgttgtgtataacctaggacttcacgtatcgtttgtttgttgtttttgttcgtgtaagtacaattaaagtatgtacgcttatcacgctgcgccttggttccacgagtcatcagtcaacgttcgtgacacctaaatccaatgacatgcatagccgcgggaagtagaggtgctgagggtgctgcagcaccccccgAAAAAtgagaatacattttttaaaattaataaCGTTTTTTCTTTGGTTGaagaaatgttttttttctcgcaaaagtagtgcactgagcctttaatagtcctgtattagcggaccgatatagccattgaattcacgttagttgataactcaaccaaatgtaaatcaaaactagatgttgaactgaggtctgtgcccagtg
Encoded proteins:
- the LOC121580219 gene encoding transmembrane protein 88-like, producing the protein MSLSRNGTLEKGITQLHHINNGEPLSSLPSHLQHTGSVTSVPRSPMGGSGVVVPPPYSVAGSTAGGTDAPLELRGSLDCWACSVLVTAQNLIIALVNGTLASIVFGTILTPALVMVVFGFLCHSTVQPNGTSLYCSDLLDDGGCVALLVVGFILVTPLLVLALAAYCRLARHLQLGLCFIPYSRAVYKNLPTSRHRGGDCCGQHGATEGEGKGSVWV